The Corvus cornix cornix isolate S_Up_H32 chromosome 26, ASM73873v5, whole genome shotgun sequence genome includes a region encoding these proteins:
- the LOC104692573 gene encoding aminopeptidase B, giving the protein MAAPVQDAAPVRDRAPVRDAASASSAGSWSLRHLHLDLRVSFAAAGAGRLRGRARLELRCERDAGGPELRLDAHPALAVSRAALLPPPGGPGDPAGQALPVESRPFASYGSALHITLPQAPRAGQLLTLLIDYEAGEGPGVCWLSPEQTAGKQKPYMYTQGQAVLNRSFFPCFDTPSVKFTYSATVKVPEGFMAVMSATSWEKQKDNTFVFKMSQPIPSYLIALVVGDIVSADVGPRSRVWAEPCLIEAAKKEYDGVIEEFLVVGEKLFGPYVWGRYDILFMPPSFPFGGMENPCLTFVTPCLLAGDRSLVDVIIHEISHSWFGNLVTNATWGEFWLNEGFTMYAQRRISTEVYGLPYTCLEAATGRALLRQHMDATGEDHPLNKLRVVIEPGVNPDDTYNETPYEKGYCFVSYLAHLVGNQSKFDAFLQAYVNRFKFQSITADDTLGFFLEYFPELKEKGVDSIPGFEFDRWLNTPGWPPYLPDLSPGQQLMRPADELAELWAADGLNMEAIEAVDITGWRTYQLVYFLDQVLQKSPLPEGNVKRLSKMYPKISASQNAELRLRWCQIVLKNNLEAEYSKVKDFLHSQGKQKYTLPLYRAMWGGSEATRALAMETFSATAPQLHVNVQNYVKKILGLAEAEA; this is encoded by the exons ATGGCGGCCCCAGTGCAGGACGCGGCCCCGGTGCGGGACAGGGCCCCGGTGCGGGACGCGGCCTCCGCCAGCAGCGCGGGCTCGTGGTCGCTGCGGCACCTGCACCTGGACCTGCGCGTGTCCTTCGCGgccgcgggcgcggggcggctGCGCGGGCGAGCGCGGCTGGAGCTGCGGTGCGAGCGGGACGCGGGCGGGCCGGAGCTGCGGCTGGACGCGCACCCCGCGCTGGCCGTGAGCCGCGccgcgctgctgccgccgccgggcGGGCCCGGGGACCCGGCCGGGCAGGCGCTGCCCGTGGAGAGCCGGCCCTTCGCCAGCTATGGCAGCGCCCTGCACATCACCCTGCCCCAGGCGCCCCGTGCCGGGCAGCTGCTCACCCTCCTCATCGACTACGAGGCGGGCGAGGGGCCCGGG GTGTGCTGGCTGTCCCCTGAGCAGACGGCGGGGAAGCAGAAGCCCTACATGTACACACAGGGCCAGGCCGTCCTCAACAGGTCCTTCTTCCCCTGCTTTGACACCCCCTCAGTCAAGTTCACCTACTCAGCCACTGTGAAG GTCCCTGAGGGCTTCATGGCTGTGATGAGTGCCACGAGCTGGGAGAAGCAGAAGGACAACACCTTTGTATTCAAGATGTCCCAGCCAATCCCCTCCTACCTGATTGCTCTGGTTGTTGGGGACATTGTGTCTGCTGATGTTGGCCCAAG GAGCCGCGTCTGGGCCGAGCCCTGCCTGATCGAGGCTGCCAAGAAGGAGTACGATGGGGTGATTGAGGAGTTCCTGGTGGTTGGAGAGAAACTCTTTGGACCTTATGTTTGGGGCAG GTACGACATCCTGTTCAtgcctccctccttcccctttgGTGGCATGGAGAACCCCTGCCTCACCTTCGTCACGCCGTGCCTGCTGGCCGGGGACCGCTCCTTGGTGGACGTCATCATCCACGAGATCTCCCACAGCTGGTTTGGCAACTTGGTCACCAATGCCACGTGGGGCGAGTTCTGGCTGAACGAGGGCTTCACCATGTACGCCCAGAGGCGCATCTCCACCGAGGTCTACG GTTTGCCCTACACCTGCCTGGAGGCTGCCACGGGAAGGGCCCTCCTGCGCCAGCACATGGACGCCACGGGGGAGGACCACCCGCTCAACAAGCTGCGGGTGGTGATCGAGCCAG GTGTCAATCCCGATGACACGTACAATGAAACGCCCTACGAGAAGGGGTACTGCTTCGTTAGCTACTTGGCTCATCTTGTGGGCAATCAGAGCAAGTTTGATGCCTTCCTCCAG GCCTACGTGAACAGGTTCAAGTTCCAGAGCATCACTGCAGATGACACCCTCGGGTTCTTCCTGGAGTACTTCCCGGAGCTGAAGGAGAAAGGCGTGGACTCCATCCCAG GGTTTGAGTTTGACCGCTGGCTGAACACGCCGGGCTGGCCGCCCTACCTGCCTGACCTGTCACCGGGGCAGCAGCTGATGAGACCAGCGGatgagctggcagagctctgggcagcCGACGGCTTGAACATGGAGGCGATCGAAGCCGTGGACATCACGGGCTGGAGGACGTACCAGCTGGTCTATTTCCTGGATCAGGTCCTGCAGAAATCCCCTCTGCCTGAAG GCAATGTGAAAAGGCTCAGCAAGATGTACCCCAAGATCTCCGCGTCCCAGAACGCTGAGCTGCGACTGCGCTGGTGCCAGATCGTCCTCAAGAACAACCTGGAGGCAGAGTACAGCAAAGTCAAGGACTTCCTGCACAGCCAG GGCAAGCAGAAGTACACGCTGCCCCTGTACCGCGCCATGTGGGGCGGCTCCGAGGCCACACGGGCCCTGGCCATGGAGACCTTCTCTGCCACGGCCCCCCAGCTCCACGTCAACGTCCAGAACTACGTCAAGAAGATCCTGGGCTTGGCGGAAGCTGAGGCGTGA